The Anguilla rostrata isolate EN2019 chromosome 1, ASM1855537v3, whole genome shotgun sequence nucleotide sequence gacaTCATCATCTTGGCTTTAAGGAGTCTGTGAGCTGTCGCGGCCTGGTCTGAGTCTCTGGCATCCATTACAATGCCCCGGGCACTCAGTGTTTCTCTGACAGTCGTCATGGTGCACTGGCTCAGGGTTCAAAGGTCACTGCCGTGGGTTAAAGGCCACTACTGCAGAGGGGCAGGCGGTACAGGCAGGGTCCCACCCGAGCGCTGTCCCGTCGCCGGGGGCTTGGCGGAGCACGGCAACGTGCGAGTGTCCGTCCGCTGACGCAGTCTGAATGTGcaaaatcagaaatgaaacCGGGGAACGCCTCAATAAAACCTACTGTCTTTTCCTCAGTTCCTCAGGGAGTTTCAGTAAGACTCTGGCCACCTCTCGCCGGGTACGCTGGCTCATCAAGTAGAAAACGGGCCGCGTGGTGAAAAACGCACAGCCGGTGGCGATGGCCTCAATGCAGGGGTTCGGGTTAACAGTGAAGTTTCTcctcctgtaaaaaaaaacctctcagGCTTCATTCTGTGGTTCAgaagtgtgtgcctgtgccaaAGCCTATAATCATGTGTGGGAGCCACACTCACTGTGTACAGCCTACACAATACCTGCACTGTCCATGTACAGCCTACACAATACCTGCACTGTCCATGTACAGCCTACACAATACCTGCACTGTCCATGTACAGCCTACACAATACCTGCACTGTCCATGTACAGCCTACACAATACCTGCACTGTCCATACAGCCTACATACTGCACTGTCCATGTACAGCCTACACAATACCTGCACTGTCCATGTACAGCTACAATACATGCACTGTCCATGTACAGCCTACACAATACCTGCACTGTCCATGTACAGCCTACACAATACCTGCACTGTCCATGTACAGCCTACACAATACCTGCACTGTCCATGTACAGCCTACACAATACCTGCACTGTCCATGTACAGCCTACACAATACCTGCACTGTCCATGTACAGCCTACACAATACCTGCACTGTCCATGCACAGCCTACACAATACCTGCACTGTCCAAGTACAGCCTACATAATCCCTACAGAGTCTGTGTACAGCCTACATGATCCCTACACAGTCTGTGTACAGTCTACATGATCCCTAcacagtctgtgtgtacagtctACATGATCCCTGCACTGTTCATGTACAACCCACACAATCAGCACCCCTTCCACTTCTCTCAAATACTGCACAGCAAGCCTGAACACTAGCACAGTGGTTGGGATTCAACACACGCATGCGTTCCGTACACCTGAACAgggtgcgtgcacacacacacacacacacacacacagacagacacacggtcacactcacacacagtgaactGCACGTCGTCTTGGCAACGGCCCGGTATCTCGGGGCTCCCAGCGCGATGCGCAGCGGTGACTGGCACACAGGTGTGGTGCTATTGGCACAGAGGGCTCAAAGTGAAGGCGGAGCTACTGATCCCCTGAGAGGCCAGCCGTGATTGGTCAATGCTGCAGATGGACAGGTGGAGTGCAGAGTGGAGCACAGTCTTATTTCTGATcagtagctttaaaaaaaaaaaaaaaaaaaaaagggtctcCATACTTCTGTGACTAAGAGCTTTAAAAGGCCATCGTTTACAGTAAACGTTTTATTTCTAATTCAATCCACATGGTCACTGGAGTGCCAGAGAGCAGTGGGAAGGGGTGGAGCTTGTTCatgaggagggagaaaaaaaaaaaaaaaccaagataaAAGAAATGAGTTCATTGGCTGGGGTCTCAGTGGTTGCCGTCCATGTTGACCAATGAGAGGCtatgtggtggtggtggtggctgtGAAAGCTCCCTCTTGTAGGTCTTTGGCGGGAGTTtggggagctgggagctggagtTGtggcggggcgggacggggggtgCGGCGCTGAGGGCGGGGAGCTGGCAGAGGTTGTTCTGGCTGGCGCTGGAGGGGCAGCGGCGGGTCACCCGGGGGGACGGCGTGCCCGGCGGCGTGTTGGGGGAGTTGGGCGAGCTCCCGAAATCCCAGTGGTGCCGGTTTCCGGGGGAGGCCTGCAGGGGGTAGTTGATGAAGATCTCGGGCGGGCGCTGGGGcacggggggcggggtgtcCGGCACCGGGTcccggggcggcgggggcggggggctcggGAGGGGACCCTCGCTCGGCCCGTTGTAGACGGGCACTCGGGGCTGGATCCTGGGCTGGGACGGGGGCAGTCTGGGGGGGACTGCTGGAGGACTGTCCGACCTGCAGTCAAGGACACAGGACACATAACGTTGAAGTGACTTCCAAAGCCTTATCACAATATGCatgaggagaaggaggggagaggagtgaGAAGGAGGTGAGTAGAGAGTGAGTAGGAGTGTATGGTGTGAGTAAGAGTgagatgagtgagtgagtaggaGTAGTGAGTGAGTAAGgacgtgtgagtgagtgagtgagtgagtgagtaaggacgtgtgagtgagtgagtgagtaaggacgtgtgagtgagtgagtaaggacgtgtgagtgagtgagtgagtaaggacgtgtgagtgagtgagtgagtaaggacgtgtgagtgagtgagtgagtgagtgagtgagagtgagtggaggtgagtgagtgagtgagtaaggacgtgagtgagtgagtgaggtgagggatgggtgagtgagagtgagtaagacgtgtgagtgtgtgagtgagtgagtgagtaaggatgtgtgagtgagtgagtgagtaaggacgtgtgagtgtgtgagtgagtgagtgagtaaggatgtgtgagtgagtgagtgagtaaggatgtgtgagtgagtaaggacgtgtgagtgagtgagtgagtgcgctCGCGTGCGTGTGTTACCCTGCATTCAGACATGGCGTCCTTCCTGcgtggggggagcggggggggttTGAGGAGCTCCTCGCCCAGATGGTGGAGACTCCCACACGAGATGGACTGGAactctgagacacacagagcgcCGAGTTCACAGACCTGTCTGTACTGCGCACCCACAGCCAGCtcgcatacacactcatacgtaGGTCAACACTAATCACACAGCAACACTGATCACACGTAGGGTTTGATCTCACTTACTCGAATGCGGCAGCAGAACTGTGGCGAAGGCGGAGCTACCTGTAATAAACAGAAGTTTAGGGCTGACAGGTGTGCTCCCGCTCAGCAGGGCCAGTTAGAGCAATGACACAGACTGGGGGTCATCCCGGGGGAAAATCTCTCTGATCTTTCTGATGTTCGACGCCTGTGTCAAACGTAACCACGGAGCACAGACCATTGGTATGCttttgaggggggaaaaaaacaaacagtcattGAGAATATTAGGGACAAAATGGTCCATAAAAAGGGTAATTTTTCCCCTGAATGACCCAGGAGACGAAACAACCAGAGAGTTTCTCATTTATTGAACAACATGGGGGGAAGGTTTAgaatgaggggagagagggagggagaaagagagaaaccgagacagagagactgacagacagagagcagggctcACCGTAGGAGCTGTTGAGATCAGGCTCCATGAACACGGAGAGGTCGGAGGAGGCggacgggggcggggtgggcgtGTTTGGGGAGGTGGGCACAGAGGGGGCCATGTCCGGCTCGGTCTCGGCGATGCTGCGGAAGGTTATCTTGTGGGGGGGCTCCCTCTCCAGCGGGACGGGGTGGCCTTTCAGGGTGCCTGAGGTAGAGGTGTGTCGCACCGGCCGGATCCCCGGCGACTTCAGGGGGAACGGAGTCTTCCGGGGCTGCGGAACAGAGCAGGACGAACAATCAATGGCAACCACAAACCAGTGCAAACCAGCACAAACCACTGCAAACCAGCACAAACAAGTATAAACCAGCACAAACCAGTGCAAACCAGCACAAACAAGTACGAACCAGCACAAACCACTTCAAACCAGCGCAAACCGTCACAAACCAGTACAAATGAATATAAACCAGTACAAACCACTGAAAACAGTTATAAACCAGCAAAAACCAGTGTAAAACAGCACAAACCAACGCAAACCAGCCAAAACCAGTATAAACCATCACAAACTAGTATAATCAGCATAAACCAGTGCACACCAGCTTATAGATACTCCACAGAGAAACATAACTGCCTCCGATCCGTCCATAAATTTTGGGAACACATTAACAATGCGGTAATGGAGATGTCCAAGATGGAGACTTAATAATGTCCATTATGAAATAATGCACGTTTTACTGGCGCGGTATGCAGACTGTGTTTATAGCCCTGCTCAGATGAGCTCGGCTTGTTCAGTTTCAGATGCTCTGATACCGGAGGGGACTGATGAGCGGCCAGCGATGtcggggcgacatggctcaggaggtaagaccgattgtctggcagtcggagggttgccggttcaaaccccgccctgggcgtgtcgaagtgtccttgagcaagacacctaacccctaacccctaactgctctggcgaatgagaggcatcaattgtaaagcgctttggataaaagcgctatataaatgcagtccatttaccataagtCACTTCTGGGCCAGAACCCTTCTGCCACACAAGCTACACTAATAACATACGCACTATTAGTGATGCAATGTACCATTAATTAATACATGAATAACATATGCAGcattaattaatacattaataacaTATGCACTATTAATGATACAATGTGACattaatgaatacataaataacatatgcagcattaattaataataacatatGTGCCATTAataacaacaagaccaggttaaaacctagtatatggctggaccgaaccggccgacgtcacagacatgcgcagtgtaactttatcactcagtcagtcagtcagtcagtcagtcagtcacagacattcgcgtttgtagggctggccccgcggttgcagtccagccaaaaatgcgCCATTAATACATGAATAACATATGCCCCAATCTACAGTCTACAGTTCACCCTGTCACTCACAAATCTGGGCGGCTGCTTGCAGTTCCGAGGCTCGATCTCCAGGGACTTGTTGAACAGGTAGTCGGAGAACTCCTTCTCGCTCATGTTACCCATGGGGTTCAGGTTTTCGAAGAACCTCTGTGGGGTAGAGGACACAGCCAGGGCCTGTTAGAgacactctctcctccctcctccctccaggcggcggtgtgtgggggggcagggggtcgTGACCCACCTTGATGTCGGGCTCGGTCCGCAGGCAGTAGGGCTGGTTCTGGTACTGCTGGATCTCGCCCGTGATCTCGGCCACTTTCCGCCGCTTGCTGAAGTTGATCAGCTCCTTCCCGTGGCGCTTGAGGAAGTCGGGGTTCCCCTCCTCCGTCTTCAGGATGTTGGTGAGATAGATACCTGAGAacggagggatggagggagtgaggggagggagggagagagagagagagagagagagagatcaggatGGACTGCTTGCAATGATACACAAGCACATGGTCACTGGGTCAGGTGGCACACCCATTCCATCGCAGTGAGGGGTCTTACCAAAGAAAGGCACACAAGGTGGGTTTATGGACTTGAGCTTCGCCAAGTACTTCTTAAAGTGGTCCTGGCTGAGCTCCACGGCTTCTTCCAGaactttcctcctcctctccggcACGGCCTGCAGAAGGAACGATTGGGCTCTTACTTCAGGCGTGCACAGGAAACCGGAGGCACGCAACAGGAAGTGGCCCAGAGCCTGCGGCGTGCCCAGAGGCGCAGACAGAGGGAGCGCCCCCGCTCACCTCGATGGTGTGATCGAGCCTGTAGACGGGCACGGAGTTGATGGCGCTGACGATCTCCAGCACGCCGTTGAAGTTGTTGAGCTCCTGGAACACCTGCAGGATCTCGATGATGCGGCCCAGCACCGCCACCCTCTCCTCCAGGTTCTGCGCCTCCACGATGCAcctgggacagagagggggagcgtTAGCCGCtgagcgccgggggggggggggcaccacgGGCGGCGAGGCGGGGGGGCACCACGGGGCAGCGAGGcggcgggggggatgggggcacaCGGGGCGGcgaggcggcggggggggcgctcACTTCTCGAACCACAGCGTCAGGTTGGTGGTGTGGCGGATCATGCGGAGCAGGTTGGGCGAGTTCTTCTCCTTGTCCTCCTTCGTCCAGACGCTCCCACCAGCTCAGAGGGCCTGACCGCcctgtgggggagagagggagggagggagggaaggagggaggaagagaggggggagagggagggagggagggagggagtgagagagagggagaaagagggagagagagggagggggagggggggagaaagagggagagagggagggggaggggggagaaagagggagaaagaaagacgggcaagagaaagagggaaagagagagaacaatcaATACACATTCTAAAGGGGGGGAATAGAGATTGCAAATggtaggggggtagggggatgGGGTGGATGGATTTCAGCAACTGTcaattttttccctcctttgtTTGCCTAGATTTTGCAGACAGTGCTTCATTATGTGTGAATagcttgccatttttgtatgtttaaaaaacgttttcttCAGATACACACAACGGGAGGACGTCCCTGAGGCTTTTCGGGACGAGGGGTGCGAGCGCTCAAACCTTCCGAACCGAACCCAAACGCGAACTCAAACGCACCTGTAGAGCTCCGACTCCAGCAGCGTGAGCTGGCGGGCGATCTCGATGGGGTGAAGGGTCATGAGGTCGAAGGTGTTGACCTGCCCTGCCCGGCTGATGTGCCACTCTATCGGCGGGGGCGGGCTCTCGAAGGTGATGTTGTGGCTCACGCCGTTCGACTGCGTCTGCATCTTGCGCTTGATGATCTTGTTGATGGACTCCACCCACTTCCTCATCGACTTGCCTGTCCGGATCAAACGGCCGCCTCAAAATCgatcgcacgcgctcagtggAACGTTCAACGCCATGATACAGATTATGGACTGCAGGCTGGACCAAATCAAGATCGTATACAAAGTACAGGTCTGGTAACGCAAGTCCAGCGCAATAATGTACTGCACTATATTTTTCACTTAATCTGGTCAGTATTCTTTTTAACataacacagcacaacagaatgacgagaacaggtcgttcagcccaacaatgctcgccattttcctgactgaaTCAGTGCTCTAcatacctacagactagatagtatctaacaccgtatcaagcctagtcttgaaaatccccagtttctgcctctactactgCACTACGTGCCCTGTAGTGTTCTGCAGCGATCCAGCTCATTGAAGTCTGAATCGAACTGCGGTTCAGATCcacgctttggataaaagctgaATAAAAGGGGAGCTCGCTGCAAATGGATGGCACGATAAGAGTTCTGGTTGGCATGGAAACAGACCTCTCAGCTGGATGATGCCGGTGATGTACTCCTCCAGCCTGATGCGCAGCTCGGGGTCGTTCTCAAAGTCGTAGAAATGATGTTCGACCCACTGCCGGAACACGTTGAGCACCCTGTGGGGGAGCCGCCACCATTAGACCACACTGAGCACTCAGTGAGGGGGGGTCCACAGTTagaccacacacagcacccagtGAGGGAGACCCCACAGTTagaccacacacagcacccagtGAGGGAGACCCCACAGTTAGACCACATTGAGAACTGTATGAGGGTGACCCCAGAGTTAGACCACATTGAGAACTGTATGAGGGTGACCCCAGAGTTAGACCACATTGAGAACTGTATGAGGGTGACCCCAGAGTTAGACCACATTGAGAACTGTATGAGGGTGACCCCAGAGTTAGACCACATTGAGAACTGTATGAGGGTGACCCCAGAGTTAGACCACATTGAGAACTGTATGAGGGTGACCCCACAGTTAGACCACATTGAGAACTGTATGAGGGTGACCCCACAGTTAGACCACATTGAGAACTGTATGAGGATGACCCCACAGTTAGACCACATTGAGAACTGTATGAGGATGACCCCACAGTTAGACCACATTGAGAACTGTATGAGGGTGACCCCACAGTTAGACCACATTGAGAACTGTATGAGGGTGACCCCACAGTTAGGGCACATTGAGAACTGTATGAGGGAGACCCCACAGTTAGACCACATTGAGAACTGTATTAGGGTGACCCCACAGTTAGGGCACATTGAGAACTGTATGAGGGTGACCCCACAGTTAGACCACATTGAGAACTGTATGACAGAGACCCAGCCATCGCCGTGGTGTTCAGTACCTGAGCTGGACTGGCTGCACGTACTCCCTGCGGAACCTCTGGAGCTCCGCTGCCATTGGCTGATCCCCGTtccacagggcctgctggtccGCCTCCGTGGGCTCAGGCTCGGGGATCTCAATCCTGCGTTACCATGGTTACACAAGGGCAATTACATCACTCTCCACGTGAAAAACACCAAGGAAACAAAACAGCGAGGCAGCCGACAAAGACAACAGAACTCATGGAACTGACCGGTGAGCACAGACTGCTCATTTCTACACAGAAGTTTTCCCTGGAACTGAAAGTGAAGCTAAGACATGATCAAGTTACCTTCTCAGTTCAGTGCCAGTATGGGTAAGATGAGTCAGAGTTATTCTGACATAAAGGTTTAACTGTGATTCTGTAGAACTGTTGTGTGAGGATTCACATACCTGTCGATCAGCAGGCTCAGGAGTTCTTGCGGTTTACAGAAGGAGCGATACGTGGTCAGAAAAGTGCGTACGAAGTTGGGATCTGGAGGACAACAAGTGGTAATAAGAGTGAACAAAATGACAACAGTACTGCTTCACAGTCACAGGTTTGCtaaaggtatatatatatatctgttaGGGTCTTCTACACACAGAGGTAATGAAAGATGAGATAGAAAGTCATGATTCTATGTCTTGAACTGCAAATGGGCCCAGGTGAAagcagggagggcggggcccaggtgagagagggagggggggccaggtgagaggagggagggcggggttcaggtgagaggagggagggcagggccCAGGTGAGAGGAGGAAGGGCGGGGCCCAGGTGAGGCAGGGAGGATGGGGCCCAGGTGAgcggagggagggcggggcccaggtgagaggagggagggcggggcccaggGAATGAGTTGGGAGGGTGGAGTTCGAGAGTGCCGGTGAGGCCGATGAGGGGAGCGGCTTGCGAGCGGCCCAGGTGTAGAGTCGCAGGGAGGGACTCGGGCCCAGGTGGAGGCAGGGAGGACTGCGGGCCCAGGTGAGAGCAGGGACGGCGGCCCAGGTGAGACGGCGAGGGCGAGGTCCTCCggtgagaggagggagggcagggcccaggtgagaggagggagggcggggcccaggtgagaggagggagggcggggcccaggtgagaggagggagggcggggcccaggtgagaggagggagggcggggcccaggCGAACTCACCTGCATACATGTGGTAGGTGAGCCTCTCGATGAGCTTGGCCACGGTGCCGGCCTTGATGATGGGGATGCCGGTCTTGCTCTGCACGCGGTCCTCGAAGACGATGTTCTCCTCGGAGTCCTGCACGGCGAAGCGGTAGACCTCCGGCGCGGGCAGCCGCAGCGGCTGCGCCTGCTCCTCGTGCTGCAGCACCGTGTCCAGCATGCGGTCCAGCGTGGAGCGGTACTGCAGCGTCACCAGCGCCGCCATCCACGCGCTCTTCTCCTCCGCCGACTTGGCGTAGAAGACGCAGGTCTCCTCCCGCTCCGCCACCTCGAAGGCGTGCCGCAGCTCCGGCGTGTCCTCGCGGTCCGAGATGCGCACCTTGCGCAGGACGAACTTCTCCTTGAGCCGGAACTCCGCCCCGCTGCCCGCCCCCGGCAGCCGCGAGCTCTGGTTGGCCTTGCAGCTGATCATCAGCCCGTCGAACAGGAAGTTGTGGCGCTCGTGCTTGGCGCCGGCCcggcacagcgccccctccaggatgAACTCGCTGCAGCACTGGCCGATGTCCTTGCCCTCCCAGCCGTCGATGCTCTTCTGGATCTCGTTCATGCGCTTGATTGCCAGCTGCTTGCTCCGCACCTGCCGGCTGTACAGGCGGTACATGGGCTCCCTGCAAGGGGCGTGGACAAAACGTAAGgccaaaacacacagactcCTGTTCATTTCATAAATCAGACATATGACCCTGGTCTACAGGCGTTTTTACACAGCAGTGAATGAGAATTCAGGTGAGTGAGGGGAGACAGGCAGTGTACCTGGGCAGGTGAGTGACGTGTGAGACAGGCAGTGTACCTGGGCAGGGGAGTGAGGTGTGAGACTGGCAGTGTACCTGGGCAGGTGAGTGAGGGGAGACAGGCAGTGTACCTGGGCAGGTGAGTGACGTGTGAGACAGGCAGTGTACCTGGGCAGGTGAGTGAGGTGTGACAGGCAGTGTACCTGGGCAGGTGAGTGAGGTGTGAGACAGACTGTGTACCTGGGCAGGTGAGTGAGGTGTGAGACAGGCAGTGTACCTGGGCAGGTGAGTGAGGTGTGGACAGGCAGTGTACCTGGGCAGGTGAGTGAGGTGTGAGACAGGCAGTGTACCTGGGCAGGTGAGTGAGGTGTGAGACAGGCAGTGTACCTGGGCAGGTGAGTGAGGTGTGAGACTGGCAGTGTACCTGGGCAGGTGAGTGAGGTGTGAGGCAGTGTACCTGGGCAGGTGAGTGAGATGTGAGACTGGCAGTGTACCTGGGAGGGTGAGTGAGGTGTAAGACAGGCAGTGTACCTGGGTGAGTGAGGTGTGAGACAGGCAGTGTACCTGGGCAGGTGAGTGAGGTGTGAGGCAGGCAGTGTACCTGGGCAGGTGAGTGAGGTGTGAGGCAGGCAGTGTACCTGGGCAGGTGAGTGAGGTGTGAGGCAGGCAGTGTACCTGGGCAGGTGAGTGAGGTGTGAGGCAGTGTACCTGGGCAGGTGAGTGAGGTGTGAGACTGGCAGTGTACCTGGGcaggtgagtgtggtgtgacagtgtgtgtcagtgaggcAGTCAGCATATCAGTGCAGTTCAGCGAGgggccaccagagggcgctgtgAGGACTCACCCTGGCTTGCGGCGTGGCAGGTGCTTGCAGTAGATGCGCTCCACGCTGCACTGCAGGTTCAGCAGGGCTGTGATGGCCTGTTTCAGACACTCCCGGTCGTCCTCGTCCTGGctgcgctcctgcagttgctgcagaggaggagggatgATTTAAACAGGTTTAACCCCTGGATCACACGCTGTGTACAggacagaggcacagacagcaggGTAGAGGCTAGACTCACAGAGATGGAGCAATGTAGACTATaggccaggggtgtccaatcttatcccaaaagggccggtgtgggtgcaggtttttgccTTAGCTCAGCactaaaacacctgattcaactgattcactaataattgtctgcagtaaagaaaatacaaaaaaaacaaaaaacctgcacccacactagCCCTTTTTGGATAGGATTAGACACGCCTGCTACAGGGACATTGCACGGTTGACTACAatacactcacgcgcacacacacacacacacacacacacacacacacacactgagtacaGGTGGTACTCCGTGTTCTGCTGATTAATACCGCTTCGGTCGCACAGAGAGGGATCAATAGGCAAAGTTAATTAGAGTGTTCAGCACCTGCTCGGTGAAAGTGTGGTAATGAGTACAGTCTGTAACACAGTAATTCCCCTCTGAAGCCTGTGcctgggggggcgaggggaaaggggggggggcacggggagATGGGTAGCGGGGGAACAGCCCGCGGCTGAGCACCACGCACCACGCACCACGCACGTCACGCCGCTGATTAACCCCGCGCGCGGTCCCTGTGAAAGTTAGCGCTGACGCTAACCCCGTGCGCGGTCCCTGTGAAAGTCAGAGTTGACGCTAACTCCCTCGCGGCCCCGCCGTACCGCCACGGCCGAGCCGGAGTTT carries:
- the sos2 gene encoding LOW QUALITY PROTEIN: son of sevenless homolog 2 (The sequence of the model RefSeq protein was modified relative to this genomic sequence to represent the inferred CDS: inserted 1 base in 1 codon), giving the protein MQPQQIYDFSSDENSHKWRGLFVQALRKVQLQVHPNLSAKEDALQHIEELILQLLNMLCVAQPRTVQDVEERVQKTFPHPIDKWAIADAQSAIEKRKRRNPLLLPVDKIHPLLKEVLGYKIDYHVSLYIVAVLEYISADILKLAGNYVGNIRHYEITQQDIKVSMCADKVLMDMFDQDEDIGLVSQCGDEPSASGELTYDDLVRLEIAEERQYLRELDLIIKVFREAFLFNSKLFTAHDVEVIFSNILDIHELTVKLLGLIEDAVEMTADGSPHPLVGSCFEDLAEEQAFDPYETLSQDILSRQFQEHFNSLMARPSVALHFQSFAEGFMEAVQYVLPQLMMVPVYHCLHYFDLLQQLQERSQDEDDRECLKQAITALLNLQCSVERIYCKHLPRRKPGEPMYRLYSRQVRSKQLAIKRMNEIQKSIDGWEGKDIGQCCSEFILEGALCRAGAKHERHNFLFDGLMISCKANQSSRLPGAGSGAEFRLKEKFVLRKVRISDREDTPELRHAFEVAEREETCVFYAKSAEEKSAWMAALVTLQYRSTLDRMLDTVLQHEEQAQPLRLPAPEVYRFAVQDSEENIVFEDRVQSKTGIPIIKAGTVAKLIERLTYHMYADPNFVRTFLTTYRSFCKPQELLSLLIDRIEIPEPEPTEADQQALWNGDQPMAAELQRFRREYVQPVQLRVLNVFRQWVEHHFYDFENDPELRIRLEEYITGIIQLRGKSMRKWVESINKIIKRKMQTQSNGVSHNITFESPPPPIEWHISRAGQVNTFDLMTLHPIEIARQLTLLESELYRAVRPSELXGSVWTKEDKEKNSPNLLRMIRHTTNLTLWFEKCIVEAQNLEERVAVLGRIIEILQVFQELNNFNGVLEIVSAINSVPVYRLDHTIEAVPERRRKVLEEAVELSQDHFKKYLAKLKSINPPCVPFFGIYLTNILKTEEGNPDFLKRHGKELINFSKRRKVAEITGEIQQYQNQPYCLRTEPDIKRFFENLNPMGNMSEKEFSDYLFNKSLEIEPRNCKQPPRFPRKTPFPLKSPGIRPVRHTSTSGTLKGHPVPLEREPPHKITFRSIAETEPDMAPSVPTSPNTPTPPPSASSDLSVFMEPDLNSSYGSSAFATVLLPHSKFQSISCGSLHHLGEELLKPPPLPPRRKDAMSECRVTHARESDSPPAVPPRLPPSQPRIQPRVPVYNGPSEGPLPSPPPPPPRDPVPDTPPPVPQRPPEIFINYPLQASPGNRHHWDFGSSPNSPNTPPGTPSPRVTRRCPSSASQNNLCQLPALSAAPPVPPRHNSSSQLPKLPPKTYKRELSQPPPPPHSLSLVNMDGNH